TAATAACCGGTTAAACTTCCATGTACAGTATAATCACACATCAATTTACAATATGTCTCAATAACCATGCCATATTATTGCCGAGAATTTTCATTGTTCCGATTCCTTCAAGATCCTTTTTTACATCAGCAGGGTCTCTTCCTATTCCAAGGTTCCAGTATCTGGATCCAACCACAATCATTTGACTGATTAGAAAAAAGTGATTGATCGTATCAAACACATGAACTGCACCGCCTCGTCGTACAGCTATAACCGCAGCGCCGATTTTTCTTTTAAAAAGATCGCCATTGGCTCTCGCAACAAAACCTGCCCTGTCAATAAGGGCTTTGATCTCAGTTGTAACATCTGCGAAATATGTGGGAGAGCCGAGAATAATTCCGTCAGCTTCTATCATCTTTTCAATCCAA
This genomic interval from bacterium contains the following:
- a CDS encoding flavodoxin family protein; this encodes MKVVAFNGSPRHDGNTSVLIKEIFSELEPEGIETELIDICGKPLRGCTACYDCVRNKNNRCSIDSDDLNIWIEKMIEADGIILGSPTYFADVTTEIKALIDRAGFVARANGDLFKRKIGAAVIAVRRGGAVHVFDTINHFFLISQMIVVGSRYWNLGIGRDPADVKKDLEGIGTMKILGNNMAWLLRHIVN